A genome region from Camelina sativa cultivar DH55 chromosome 10, Cs, whole genome shotgun sequence includes the following:
- the LOC104717996 gene encoding uncharacterized protein LOC104717996, with amino-acid sequence MKMKLGCPLPVMWMTFLCYILCCSILMSQGHRHDIVEAAEKIKSFEDFEIEQKLKHINKPAVKIIKSISGQRYGCVDFYKQPGFDQSSMKNHTFHYKMGMISHPKGSKVKRETVLRNKTFGHLWENGVGCPIGTVPTYRVTKDDLLRMKSFDDENSNPQSSWKSAYQPTLSNEGHHYFSVVRTKGKPRIYNGASMNMHRGTCLAGPMQFSSGRMTFQIGNEFIQVGRISHPQLYKDAWIRLFVFTNAGGHPCFNNFCPDGSGMILVSHDFAPGLLLHERDYDIAIQKDKANGNWWLLMGPSWQEIGFWPASRFKESHGTGIEWGGEVYSPSLPSPPMGNGGLRLTPEEDAYMRLITIVDENYNTDKRVGNTEAFSNNKFCYPVLDVKDSFWKHVGHFVLYGGRACNKL; translated from the exons ATGAAAATGAAACTGGGGTGTCCACTTCCAGTAATGTGGATGACTTTCTTGTGCTATATTCtatgttgtagtattttgaTGAGTCAAGGTCATCGCCATGACATTGTAGAAGCAGccgagaaaataaaaagttttgaagattttgaaataGAGCAAAAACTAAAGCATATCAACAAACCTGCTGTCAAAATTATAAAG TCTATTTCTGGTCAACGGTATGGATGCGTGGACTTTTACAAACAACCAGGATTTGACCAATCATCCATGAAAAACCACACATTTCACTATAAG ATGGGTATGATATCACACCCTAAAGGATCAAAAGTAAAAAGAGAGACAGTACTTCGTAACAAAACATTTGGTCACTTATGGGAAAATGGCGTAGGTTGCCCTATTGGCACGGTCCCCACATATCGAGTCACCAAAGACGATCTTTTAAGAATGAAATCATTTGATGACGAGAATTCTAATCCGCAAAGTTCGTGGAAAAGTGCCTATCAACCTACGCTTTCCAACGAAGGTCATCAC TACTTTTCTGTGGTGCGGACTAAAGGAAAACCAAGGATTTACAATGGTGCATCTATGAATATGCATAGAGGCACTTGTCTGGCTGGACCTATGCAATTCAGCTCTGGTCGGATGACCTTTCAAATCGGAAATGAATTCATTCAAGTTGGTCGGATC TCACATCCACAATTATACAAAGACGCTTGGATTCGGCTGTTTGTATTTACAAAT GCGGGAGGACATCCGTGTTTTAATAACTTCTGTCCGGACGGATCCGGGATGATACTAGTCAGCCACGATTTTGCTCCTGGTCTACTTCTCCATGAGAGAGATTATGACATCGCCATACAGAAG GACAAAGCCAACGGGAATTGGTGGCTACTGATGGGGCCCTCATGGCAAGAAATTGGGTTCTGGCCAGCAAGCAGATTCAAAGAAAGTCATGGTACAGGTATAGAATGGGGTGGTGAAGTCTATAGCCCTTCACTTCCAAGTCCTCCAATGGGAAATGGTGGTCTACGGTTGACTCCCGAGGAGGACGCCTATATGCGCCTAATCACGATTGTGGATGAAAATTATAATACCGACAAAAGGGTGGGGAACACAGAAGCGTTTTCAAACAACAAATTTTGCTATCCAGTGCTCGACGTAAAGGACTCCTTTTGGAAACATGTAGGTCATTTTGTTCTATACGGAGGCCGTGCGTGCAATAAACTTTGA